A section of the Gemmatimonadaceae bacterium genome encodes:
- a CDS encoding purine-nucleoside phosphorylase, whose protein sequence is MSRHGSAEALAAAKEVRDRLGAFSPAVAIVLGSGLGGLADEIEDSTSINYRDVPGFPAATVAGHAGKLIAGSLRGVPVLALSGRFHLYEGHDAALAGYPVRVVHALGARTLIVSNAAGGVNASFAPGDLMLIRDHINLMFRNPLVGPLEQGDLRFPDMSSPYDPRLAQIALDVAREQGIVLREGVYAGLLGPQYETAAEVRMLSVLGADAVGMSTVPEVIVARAIGMRVLGFSCVTNLGTGLTTSPLTHADVLATTARAADAFVRLVSGVVERLKGRGPTADPFAGRAEAEARERGP, encoded by the coding sequence GTGAGCCGGCACGGTTCGGCCGAAGCGCTGGCCGCGGCGAAAGAAGTTCGGGATCGCCTCGGCGCGTTCTCGCCTGCCGTGGCAATCGTCCTCGGCTCGGGGTTGGGCGGTCTCGCCGACGAGATCGAAGACTCGACGTCGATCAACTATCGAGACGTTCCGGGGTTTCCAGCGGCGACCGTCGCCGGGCACGCCGGGAAACTGATCGCCGGCTCATTGCGAGGCGTTCCGGTCCTCGCGTTGTCGGGGCGCTTCCATCTGTATGAGGGGCACGACGCCGCGCTCGCGGGCTATCCGGTGCGCGTGGTTCACGCGCTCGGTGCGCGGACGCTCATCGTCTCCAACGCCGCCGGCGGAGTCAACGCGAGCTTCGCCCCGGGCGACCTGATGCTGATTCGCGATCACATCAATCTGATGTTTCGCAATCCTCTCGTCGGGCCGCTCGAGCAAGGCGACCTCCGGTTTCCGGACATGTCGTCGCCCTACGACCCACGCCTCGCCCAAATCGCGCTCGACGTGGCCCGCGAGCAGGGCATCGTGTTGCGCGAGGGCGTCTACGCCGGGCTCCTCGGGCCGCAGTACGAAACCGCCGCCGAGGTGCGCATGCTCTCCGTGCTTGGAGCCGATGCGGTGGGAATGTCGACGGTACCGGAGGTGATCGTCGCGCGCGCGATCGGCATGCGCGTGCTCGGTTTCAGCTGCGTGACCAACCTCGGCACCGGGCTCACGACGTCGCCGCTGACGCACGCCGACGTCCTCGCGACGACGGCGCGTGCCGCGGATGCTTTCGTTCGGCTCGTGTCCGGCGTCGTCGAGCGGTTAAAGGGACGCGGGCCTACCGCCGACCCGTTCGCTGGGCGGGCGGAGGCGGAAGCGCGCGAACGCGGGCCCTGA
- a CDS encoding AAA family ATPase: MIGEYLRNEAAGGALARFTTDLTAAARAGRLEPVRCRDDEVSRVIDILLRHGKNNPTLVGPAGVGKTAIAEGLAQRIAQERVPLVLKPVRLLSLDHVALLAGTTYRGQYEERIRGIVAETTAASDVILFIDELHNLIGQGTAIGVAMDAANMLKPALVRGDFRVIGATTSDEYEKWVGGDPALERRFQKVVVRELGEAETLEILQARKERLERHHNVLISDDAMRAAVKLTDQYVTDRMRPDKAIDAVDEACAHMQAIIKYSPRTEQLIERRIAALKEQARTDKEQEEERRDNEAATRPPSNAFERFGAELEALFVGAPVATGPGDREANGAARPSVVPPLAPIEAELAHQLMEEGIVIRGHDVARVVGLMAGVDVKWDESAPIP; encoded by the coding sequence ATGATCGGCGAATACCTGAGAAACGAGGCCGCTGGCGGTGCGCTGGCGCGATTCACCACGGACCTGACGGCCGCCGCGCGAGCGGGCCGGCTCGAGCCCGTGCGCTGCCGCGACGACGAGGTTTCGCGGGTCATCGACATCCTGCTCCGCCACGGCAAGAACAACCCGACGCTCGTCGGGCCGGCGGGCGTCGGCAAGACGGCGATCGCCGAAGGACTCGCGCAGCGGATCGCGCAGGAGCGCGTGCCGCTCGTCCTCAAACCGGTGCGTTTGCTCTCGCTCGACCACGTGGCGCTGCTCGCCGGCACGACGTACCGCGGCCAGTACGAGGAGCGCATCCGCGGCATCGTCGCCGAGACGACCGCGGCGAGCGACGTGATCCTGTTCATCGACGAGCTGCACAACCTGATCGGGCAGGGCACGGCGATCGGCGTCGCGATGGACGCGGCCAACATGCTCAAGCCAGCGCTCGTGCGCGGCGACTTCCGCGTCATCGGCGCGACCACGAGCGACGAATACGAGAAGTGGGTCGGTGGCGACCCCGCGCTCGAGCGCCGATTCCAGAAGGTCGTCGTCCGCGAGCTCGGCGAAGCGGAAACGCTCGAGATCCTCCAGGCCCGGAAGGAGCGTCTCGAGCGCCATCATAACGTGCTCATCTCCGACGACGCGATGCGCGCCGCGGTCAAGCTCACCGATCAATATGTGACGGACCGGATGCGTCCCGACAAGGCGATCGACGCGGTCGACGAGGCCTGCGCGCACATGCAGGCGATCATTAAGTACTCGCCGCGCACCGAGCAGCTCATCGAGCGGCGTATCGCCGCGCTGAAGGAGCAGGCGCGCACCGACAAGGAGCAGGAAGAAGAGCGCCGCGACAACGAGGCGGCGACGCGGCCACCGAGTAACGCGTTCGAACGGTTCGGCGCCGAGCTGGAGGCGCTCTTCGTCGGCGCGCCCGTCGCCACCGGACCCGGCGACCGCGAGGCCAACGGCGCCGCGAGGCCGTCCGTCGTGCCGCCGCTCGCTCCGATCGAAGCGGAGCTCGCGCATCAATTGATGGAAGAGGGCATCGTCATCCGCGGCCACGACGTTGCGCGCGTCGTCGGCTTGATGGCCGGCGTCGACGTGAAGTGGGACGAGAGCGCGCCGATTCCATGA
- a CDS encoding RNA methyltransferase, whose amino-acid sequence MRLLTLARDLRRRKARERHQLFVAEGVRAVEELARSPLVVRGVLTAPQLDETPRGGSLLAELGARGIATERVDHHEFASAAETESPQGILAVAEVPDRSLASLTSRASLRLLVLDAVQDPGNVGTIVRTAAALGADATVALPGTVDLWNAKVVRSGMGAHFHHLCLAGTWDDLEAFRRRGPLDVWAADAAGEVLSATVPPARVAIVVGNEGGGLSPAARERADKLVAIPIVRPIESLNVAVAAGILLHELSR is encoded by the coding sequence GTGCGTCTCCTGACCCTCGCGCGCGACCTCCGGCGACGGAAGGCTCGCGAACGACACCAACTTTTCGTCGCCGAAGGCGTTCGCGCGGTGGAGGAACTGGCGCGCTCGCCCTTGGTAGTTCGAGGCGTGCTCACTGCCCCTCAATTGGATGAGACACCCCGCGGAGGGTCCCTCCTCGCCGAGCTCGGTGCTCGAGGGATTGCCACGGAACGCGTGGACCACCACGAGTTCGCCAGCGCGGCCGAAACGGAGTCGCCGCAGGGCATTCTCGCCGTCGCCGAGGTGCCGGACCGTTCTTTGGCGTCCCTGACGAGTCGCGCCTCGCTTCGTCTCCTGGTCCTGGACGCGGTCCAGGACCCGGGCAACGTCGGCACGATAGTTCGCACCGCCGCCGCCCTCGGCGCGGACGCAACGGTGGCCTTGCCGGGGACCGTTGACCTCTGGAATGCCAAAGTCGTCCGTAGCGGGATGGGGGCACACTTTCATCATCTCTGTCTTGCTGGTACCTGGGACGACCTGGAGGCGTTCCGCCGCCGGGGCCCTCTGGACGTTTGGGCCGCGGATGCGGCGGGCGAGGTCCTGTCGGCCACGGTGCCGCCGGCGCGCGTCGCCATCGTCGTGGGGAACGAGGGGGGCGGCCTGTCGCCGGCAGCGCGCGAACGCGCCGACAAACTCGTTGCCATTCCGATCGTCCGGCCGATAGAGTCGCTCAACGTCGCGGTGGCCGCCGGCATTCTCCTACACGAGCTCTCGCGGTGA
- a CDS encoding DUF445 family protein → MTSPAQKNAPPPVQSTAETPPPATPRLSGPAPAPVGVGPLAPSAANGGPRAMQILHDEATRQAQLDAMKRRATLLLVGATVLFIVTRALETRWAWLGYVRATMEAGMIGGLADWFAVTALFRHPLGIPIPHTAIVPARKDRVGRTLGAFVQRNFLSREVIEHRMRTLEVGRRIAEWLAEPENARTIARSAAEAMSSAAQMLRDEDVQDVIDRSLAQRVRSMHLAPLLGKVLGVITEGDRHQELLDEVIVLAARTVNDNSELIRQRIEQETPWWIPSAVDEKIFKRVLRAIQRLLSELSQDPDHPLRARFDDGLRRFVDRLNNSPELAQRVDAWKEEFLDNEAARRFSLSLWQEAKDALARYVDNPESSAPGAIEHGLTTFGQKAVNDDELLAKLDELAVNVAVYLVARYQDEVGELIASTVASWDPELTSRRVELAIGRDLQFIRINGTIVGGLAGLLIYVISSFFK, encoded by the coding sequence GTGACGAGCCCGGCGCAGAAGAACGCGCCCCCGCCCGTGCAGTCCACGGCCGAAACGCCGCCGCCGGCGACGCCGCGTCTGTCAGGCCCGGCTCCGGCGCCCGTCGGCGTCGGACCGCTTGCGCCGTCGGCCGCGAACGGCGGACCGCGCGCCATGCAGATCCTGCACGACGAGGCGACACGACAGGCGCAGCTCGATGCGATGAAGCGCCGCGCGACGTTGTTGCTCGTCGGCGCCACGGTGCTCTTCATCGTGACGCGCGCGCTCGAGACACGTTGGGCCTGGCTCGGTTACGTTCGCGCAACGATGGAAGCGGGAATGATCGGCGGCCTCGCCGATTGGTTCGCCGTGACGGCGCTCTTCCGGCATCCGCTCGGCATTCCGATTCCGCACACGGCGATCGTGCCGGCGCGCAAGGATCGTGTCGGGCGCACGCTCGGCGCGTTCGTCCAGCGCAACTTCCTCTCGCGCGAGGTGATCGAGCACCGCATGCGGACGCTCGAGGTCGGGCGGCGCATCGCGGAGTGGCTCGCCGAGCCGGAGAACGCGCGGACGATCGCGCGGAGCGCCGCCGAGGCGATGAGCTCCGCCGCGCAGATGCTGCGCGACGAAGACGTGCAGGACGTGATCGACCGGAGTCTTGCGCAACGCGTCCGGTCGATGCACCTCGCGCCGCTGCTCGGCAAAGTGCTGGGCGTGATCACGGAGGGCGACCGGCACCAGGAGCTGCTCGACGAGGTGATCGTGCTCGCGGCGCGCACGGTGAACGACAACAGCGAGCTGATTCGCCAGCGCATCGAGCAGGAAACGCCCTGGTGGATTCCGTCGGCGGTCGACGAGAAGATCTTCAAGCGGGTGCTGCGCGCGATCCAGCGGCTGCTGAGTGAGCTGAGTCAGGATCCGGATCATCCGCTCCGCGCGCGCTTCGACGACGGGCTGCGCCGCTTCGTCGACCGGCTCAACAACTCGCCCGAGCTCGCCCAGCGCGTCGACGCGTGGAAGGAGGAGTTCCTCGACAACGAAGCGGCCCGACGCTTCTCGCTCTCGCTTTGGCAGGAAGCGAAGGACGCGCTGGCGCGTTACGTCGACAATCCGGAATCCTCCGCTCCCGGCGCGATCGAGCATGGGCTGACGACGTTCGGGCAGAAGGCCGTCAACGACGACGAGCTCTTGGCGAAGCTCGACGAATTGGCGGTGAACGTCGCCGTCTACCTCGTCGCGCGCTACCAGGACGAGGTCGGCGAACTGATCGCGTCGACGGTTGCGTCCTGGGACCCCGAGCTCACGTCCCGCCGCGTCGAGCTGGCAATCGGCCGCGACCTCCAGTTCATCCGCATCAACGGCACGATCGTCGGCGGATTGGCCGGGCTACTGATCTACGTGATCTCGTCGTTCTTCAAATAG
- the add gene encoding adenosine deaminase, with protein sequence MTTVPPITSELLRRLPKAELHCHLDGSLRPETLLELAHEYKQPIPRDDADALREFMRVDDAQSLEDYLAKFDVTLAVLQTAEALERVAYELAIDAGRDGVRYIEVRFAPVLNVRGGLSLGETVEAPLRGLERAARDGGAHGRIIICGLRHLSPDVSLELARLAVAYRTRGVVGFDLAGGELGNPASPHAAAFAFAQEHDLACTCHAGEGADASSVREAIHQCGAHRIGHATRLIEDEALTQYVNDRRIPLEICLTSNVQTRAVVSYEAHPLRRYFDRGLSVVLNTDNRLMSGTTLTDEYLHAARSLDFSFDELARVARNGFASAFLPWEERSKLLADFDAELARLRSGAAA encoded by the coding sequence GTGACCACGGTTCCTCCGATCACGTCGGAGCTGCTCCGCCGTTTGCCGAAAGCCGAGCTGCACTGCCACCTCGACGGTTCGCTTCGCCCCGAGACGCTGCTCGAGCTTGCGCACGAGTACAAGCAGCCGATTCCGCGCGACGACGCCGACGCGCTGCGCGAATTCATGCGCGTGGACGACGCCCAGAGCCTCGAAGATTATCTCGCCAAGTTCGACGTCACCCTGGCCGTTCTGCAGACGGCGGAGGCGCTCGAGCGGGTGGCCTACGAGCTGGCGATCGACGCGGGGCGCGACGGCGTACGCTATATCGAGGTGCGGTTCGCGCCGGTGCTGAACGTGCGCGGCGGTCTCTCGCTCGGTGAAACGGTCGAGGCTCCGCTGCGCGGACTCGAGCGCGCGGCGCGCGATGGCGGCGCGCACGGACGGATCATCATCTGCGGGCTTCGCCACTTGTCGCCCGACGTCTCGCTCGAGCTCGCGCGCCTCGCGGTCGCCTACCGCACGCGCGGCGTCGTCGGCTTCGATCTCGCCGGCGGCGAGCTCGGGAATCCCGCGTCGCCACACGCGGCGGCGTTCGCGTTCGCGCAGGAGCACGACCTCGCGTGCACGTGCCACGCCGGTGAAGGCGCCGACGCGTCGTCCGTGCGCGAGGCCATTCATCAGTGCGGCGCGCATCGTATCGGCCACGCGACGCGGCTCATCGAGGACGAGGCGCTCACCCAGTACGTGAACGACCGCCGCATTCCGCTCGAGATCTGCCTCACGAGCAACGTGCAGACGCGCGCCGTCGTCTCGTACGAGGCGCATCCGTTGCGCCGCTACTTCGACCGCGGGCTGAGCGTCGTGCTCAACACCGACAATCGTCTCATGAGCGGCACGACGCTCACCGACGAGTACCTCCACGCGGCACGCTCGCTCGACTTCTCCTTCGACGAGCTCGCCCGCGTCGCGCGGAACGGATTCGCGAGCGCCTTTCTGCCCTGGGAGGAGCGCTCGAAACTTCTCGCTGACTTCGACGCCGAGCTCGCGCGTCTCCGCTCGGGAGCGGCGGCGTGA
- a CDS encoding prepilin peptidase, with protein sequence MTPSLIVQAYAFMVGACVGSFLNVCIVRWPNERSIVRPRSRCPKCGNQLAWFENVPIVSWLALRGRCRCCDEPISAMYPAIELAVALGWLLAIRHYGATFTAFRVAVFGTVLLGVAMTDARHYLIPDGFTLFGMVFALLTALIGFFQNETGIFAGPYDALIGACTGAGMIAIVGWLGEVVTRREAMGLGDVTLMAFIGAALGPTRALITIFLGATLGALAFGVVVIPVAMLRRGQTREQTELALGSMPLETPLVPFGVFLAPAAVLTLFWGDALLSWLVR encoded by the coding sequence GTGACGCCGTCCCTAATAGTTCAGGCGTACGCGTTCATGGTCGGCGCGTGCGTTGGATCGTTTCTGAACGTCTGCATCGTCCGCTGGCCCAACGAGCGGTCGATCGTGCGTCCTCGCTCCCGTTGTCCCAAGTGCGGCAACCAGCTGGCGTGGTTCGAGAACGTGCCGATCGTGAGTTGGCTCGCGTTGCGCGGACGTTGCCGTTGCTGCGACGAACCGATTTCGGCGATGTACCCGGCGATCGAGCTGGCGGTGGCGCTCGGCTGGTTACTCGCGATACGTCATTATGGAGCGACGTTCACCGCGTTTCGCGTGGCGGTGTTCGGCACCGTGCTGCTCGGCGTGGCGATGACCGACGCCCGCCACTATCTGATCCCCGACGGCTTCACGCTTTTCGGAATGGTGTTCGCGCTGCTCACGGCGCTGATCGGCTTTTTTCAGAACGAAACCGGCATCTTTGCCGGGCCGTACGACGCATTGATCGGCGCGTGCACCGGCGCCGGCATGATCGCCATCGTCGGCTGGCTCGGTGAAGTCGTGACCAGACGCGAGGCGATGGGCCTCGGTGACGTGACGCTCATGGCCTTCATCGGCGCCGCGCTGGGACCGACGCGCGCGCTCATTACGATCTTTCTCGGAGCGACGCTCGGTGCTCTGGCGTTCGGTGTCGTCGTGATTCCAGTCGCGATGCTGCGGCGCGGTCAGACCCGCGAGCAGACGGAGCTGGCGCTCGGCAGCATGCCGCTGGAAACGCCGCTCGTGCCGTTCGGAGTTTTTCTTGCGCCCGCGGCGGTGCTCACGTTGTTTTGGGGCGACGCTCTTCTGTCCTGGCTCGTACGGTAG
- a CDS encoding M48 family metallopeptidase: MRRFGAAAAAAVVAGLSACAISQQQEIQIGAEQSQQVNSQLPIVQDRAINQYLNNLGDSIARVTNRSDLVWHFFLVNTNDFNAFALPGGYVYINRGVAERSDRMDQFASVLAHEIGHVALRHSVKQMQQMQGANVGAAVLCTLTSVCNGIGGAGVQVGGGLLFAKFSRGDEAEADAAGISELVRAGIDPTGMPQMFDKLIAERQARPTAVDQWFTDHPLEEDRVHDTQTQIAQINPAIIRSLTKDSPAFQDFRARVRALPPPPAQRTGRR, from the coding sequence ATGAGACGATTTGGTGCGGCCGCGGCGGCCGCCGTGGTAGCCGGACTTTCCGCGTGCGCGATCTCGCAGCAGCAGGAAATCCAGATCGGCGCCGAGCAGTCCCAGCAAGTGAACTCGCAGCTGCCGATCGTCCAGGACCGGGCCATCAACCAGTACCTGAACAATCTCGGAGATTCGATCGCGCGCGTCACGAATCGCTCCGATCTGGTGTGGCATTTCTTCCTGGTGAACACGAACGACTTCAACGCCTTCGCTCTTCCGGGCGGCTACGTCTACATCAATCGCGGCGTCGCCGAGCGGTCCGACCGGATGGACCAGTTCGCGTCGGTCTTGGCGCACGAGATCGGACACGTCGCGCTGCGTCACTCGGTGAAGCAGATGCAGCAGATGCAGGGAGCCAACGTCGGCGCGGCGGTGCTGTGCACCCTCACGAGCGTTTGCAACGGCATCGGCGGCGCCGGCGTCCAGGTCGGCGGAGGGTTGCTGTTCGCCAAGTTCAGTCGCGGTGACGAGGCCGAGGCCGACGCCGCCGGGATCAGCGAGTTGGTCCGAGCTGGCATCGACCCGACGGGCATGCCGCAGATGTTCGACAAGCTGATTGCCGAGCGGCAGGCGCGACCCACGGCGGTCGACCAGTGGTTCACCGACCACCCGCTCGAGGAAGACCGCGTCCACGACACGCAGACCCAGATCGCGCAGATCAATCCGGCGATCATCCGGTCGCTGACGAAAGATTCGCCGGCGTTCCAGGATTTCAGGGCCCGCGTTCGCGCGCTTCCGCCTCCGCCCGCCCAGCGAACGGGTCGGCGGTAG
- the lon gene encoding endopeptidase La, translated as MAKTQRKDDILKSELPPSLPLMALRSTIVYPLGTIAVQMGAPENLALLRANEHSGLIVALVVASGDHDEPIDNERFRGRVGVAARVHERINLPGDTVQITLQGLRRIVIDDMAQLEPYPIANVRAARETPADPNEIDDLVTRVVSSAETLAELVERIPDEVPAILKMNVSDPGRFADLAATNMNLRIADKDEVLQRLDVGQRLRFILGRLEREVARARVMEDVKKQTEIKIEQHQREFYLRQQLRAIQAELGEADPGEKEAIDLLKKIDDAKLPEKVGQEARRETERMRMLSPASSEYHVVRTYLDWILSLPWNKRTGEELIDLKKVEEALDQRHYGLDEAKERIIEYLAVRKLRGGDPHGPILCFVGPPGTGKTSLGEAIGKSIGREFYRISVGGVRDEAEIRGHRRTYVGAMPGLVIQALRRVAVKDPVLMIDEIDKMSGGGPSGDPTAAMLEVLDPSQNNTFVDHYLNLPFDLSQCLFICTANNLFDIPAPLRDRLEIIKIAGYTVEEKVEIAWRYLLPRLLDEHGITDKDLQFTDESLSFISNRYSREAGLRNFERNLAAIMRKRARAKAEGEEGAWIVDVEKVEEVLGVPRFAAEEAEKVPEVGVVTGLAWTSTGGDIMLIEALRMPGSGRLTVTGQLGDVMRESVDAAYSYVRSRAAHLGIEDSVFRESDLHIHLPAGAIPKDGPSAGITLSLAIASALSGRPVRRDLAMTGEVTLRGKVLEIGGVKEKVLAAYRSGLRQVIMPKSNEKDLREVPDEVRKNMVFFFVERMDEVLHLALLHPVGSELADHVEPPPDAATVITPSIAPADRVAPETETVIGSD; from the coding sequence ATGGCCAAGACCCAACGCAAGGACGATATCCTCAAATCGGAGCTGCCGCCCTCACTTCCGCTGATGGCGCTTCGGTCAACGATCGTCTACCCCCTGGGCACGATCGCCGTGCAGATGGGCGCACCGGAGAACCTGGCGCTCCTTCGCGCCAACGAGCACTCGGGGTTGATCGTGGCGCTGGTCGTTGCGAGCGGTGACCACGACGAACCGATAGACAATGAGCGTTTCCGCGGCCGAGTGGGCGTGGCGGCCCGGGTGCACGAGCGAATCAATCTGCCGGGCGACACCGTCCAGATCACGCTCCAAGGCCTGCGACGAATCGTCATCGACGACATGGCGCAGCTGGAGCCGTACCCGATCGCCAACGTCCGCGCGGCGCGCGAGACGCCCGCCGATCCGAACGAGATCGACGATCTCGTGACGCGAGTCGTGTCGTCGGCCGAGACGTTGGCCGAGCTCGTCGAGCGCATTCCCGACGAAGTGCCGGCGATCCTGAAGATGAACGTCTCCGATCCGGGTCGCTTTGCCGACCTCGCGGCGACGAACATGAACTTGCGCATCGCCGACAAGGACGAAGTGCTGCAGCGGCTCGACGTGGGCCAGCGGCTCCGCTTCATCCTCGGGCGGCTCGAGCGCGAAGTCGCGCGCGCGCGCGTGATGGAGGACGTCAAGAAGCAGACGGAGATCAAGATCGAGCAGCACCAGCGCGAGTTCTATCTCCGCCAGCAACTGCGCGCGATCCAGGCCGAGCTGGGCGAGGCCGATCCCGGCGAGAAGGAAGCGATCGACCTGCTCAAGAAGATCGACGACGCGAAGCTCCCGGAAAAAGTCGGGCAGGAAGCGCGGCGCGAGACGGAGCGCATGCGCATGCTCTCGCCGGCGTCGAGCGAGTATCACGTCGTTCGCACGTACCTCGACTGGATTCTGTCGCTTCCCTGGAACAAGCGCACGGGCGAAGAGCTGATCGACTTGAAGAAAGTCGAAGAGGCGCTCGACCAGCGGCACTACGGGCTCGACGAGGCGAAGGAGCGCATCATCGAGTACCTCGCCGTGCGAAAGCTGCGCGGCGGCGATCCGCACGGACCGATCCTCTGCTTCGTCGGCCCGCCGGGTACCGGCAAGACCTCGCTCGGCGAGGCGATCGGCAAGTCGATCGGCAGAGAGTTCTACCGGATTTCAGTCGGCGGCGTGCGCGACGAGGCCGAGATTCGCGGCCATCGTCGTACCTACGTCGGCGCGATGCCGGGGCTCGTCATCCAAGCGCTGCGCCGCGTGGCGGTGAAGGATCCGGTGTTGATGATCGACGAGATTGATAAAATGTCCGGCGGGGGACCCTCCGGAGACCCGACGGCGGCGATGCTCGAGGTGCTCGACCCGAGCCAGAACAACACGTTCGTCGATCACTATTTGAATTTGCCGTTCGACCTCTCGCAGTGCTTGTTCATTTGCACGGCGAACAATCTGTTCGACATCCCGGCGCCGCTGCGCGACCGGCTCGAGATCATCAAGATCGCGGGCTACACCGTCGAGGAAAAAGTCGAGATCGCGTGGCGCTATCTCTTGCCGCGTCTGCTCGACGAGCACGGCATCACCGACAAGGATCTCCAGTTCACCGACGAGTCGCTGTCGTTCATCTCGAACCGGTACTCGCGCGAGGCCGGGCTTCGCAACTTCGAGCGCAACCTGGCGGCGATCATGCGCAAGCGCGCTCGCGCCAAGGCCGAAGGCGAAGAGGGCGCGTGGATCGTCGACGTCGAGAAGGTCGAGGAAGTGCTGGGCGTCCCGCGCTTCGCCGCCGAGGAAGCGGAGAAGGTGCCGGAGGTCGGGGTGGTCACGGGCTTGGCGTGGACGTCGACCGGCGGCGACATCATGCTGATCGAGGCGCTGCGCATGCCGGGCAGCGGCCGGCTCACGGTGACCGGCCAGCTCGGCGACGTGATGCGCGAGTCGGTCGACGCCGCGTACTCCTACGTCCGCTCGCGCGCCGCCCACCTCGGCATTGAAGATTCAGTATTTAGAGAGAGTGATCTCCACATCCACCTGCCGGCGGGCGCCATCCCGAAGGACGGTCCGAGCGCGGGCATCACGCTCTCCTTGGCGATCGCCAGCGCGCTGAGCGGCCGCCCCGTGCGCCGCGACCTCGCCATGACCGGCGAAGTGACCCTGCGCGGCAAGGTGCTGGAGATCGGCGGCGTGAAGGAAAAGGTGCTCGCCGCGTACCGGTCCGGGCTCCGTCAGGTGATCATGCCCAAGTCGAACGAAAAAGACCTGCGCGAGGTGCCCGACGAGGTCCGAAAGAACATGGTCTTCTTCTTCGTCGAGCGGATGGACGAGGTTCTCCACCTCGCGCTCCTGCACCCGGTCGGCAGCGAGCTGGCCGATCATGTCGAGCCCCCGCCGGACGCCGCGACGGTGATCACACCGAGCATCGCGCCGGCTGATCGCGTGGCGCCGGAAACGGAGACGGTGATCGGGTCGGACTAA